The nucleotide window tgaaggtctgacacccagacgcttgcagacaactaactgctattagcttacagtgaaaaacgtttttctttttaaaggcacgctatagtcacacaagatatgagtggcaaagtgcacttgctgaggttggcagagtacatgctgaaggtctgacacccagacgcttgcagacaactaactgctattagcttacagtgaaaaactttttctttttaaaggcacgctatagtcacaccagatatgagtggcaaagtgcacttgctgaggttggcggagtacacgctgaaggcctgacacccagatgcttgcagacaactaactgctattagcttacagtgaaaaacatttttctttttaaaggcacgctatagtcacaccagatatgagtggcaaagtgcacttgctgaggttggcagagtacacgctgaaggcctgacacccagacgcttgcagacaactaactgctattagcttacagtgaaaaacttttttatttttaaaggcacgctatagtcacaccagatatgagtggcaaagtgcacttgctgaggttggcagagtacacgctgaaggcctgacacccagatgcttgcagacaactaactgctattagctaaccgtgaaaaactttttttatttttaaaggcacgctatagtcacaccagatatgagtgtcaaagtgcacttgctgaggttggcagagtacacgctttgcGCCGCAAATACCCAAGCATACTACCAACCACTGAGGTGACACTTCGCTATTGGgataaatacagacacaaacacaacactaGCACACAAATCTCCCTAGCACTTCTCATAGAGGCTCTCTCCACTCTCATACCAGACTTCAATTACAAATCCTGGCATAGGTATGGGATAACTTCCCTGTATCATTTGGTTCAGAATGATACGCTTTGTGACTTTTACAtgttacaaaaataatataatatctcTAATATAGCTAAGTTCTCATATATGCAATTGCAATCTTGGCTGCACAGAAACGATGTGAGAAACACATCAAATGTACATGGACAACTGTTGTCTTAGGTGGAAAGGGCTGGCTTAAAttccaaccccctcccccccccccccccccaaaaaaaaaaaaatcatatccaTGCTCTACTTAGAAGCCTAGAAAGCATTAACTGACACCACCCTCCTTTCTTAACTAAATGGGAAAAGGACTTGAACTTCAAATTCACAGACCCcccaaaagaaatatatataccaTGCGTATAAACACCTAACCCTTTGCAACTCTCATCTGGAGTTATCAAGGAAAATCCTCTACAGCTGTTAAATGGTACCCACCAGACTGAAACATTGTGACCCCCAAACCTCTGACAAGTGTTGAAGGTGCCAGTCAGGCATGGGCTCCATGCTCTATGTTTGACGATCCTGTCCCAAACTTTCTAGTTACTGGGCAGATATAAACAAACTGATTTGGGACAAATATGTACAAATATCAACTTACCAAATACCCTGGAGACTTGCCTGCTCCTCCTTCTGAGGCCATTAGCAAAAGGGCACAAATACTGAATATACCATGTATTTATAGCAGCCCTCGTGATTATTAGCAGAAATTGGTTAAAAACCTCTGCCCCAGGTGTCATCCATACAAACGTATGACATAACAGCATGTACAGCGATGTATCCTGCAAAATTTTGGAAACAAGCATGATCATACTGGGACCATTATATAAATGAAACCCAACACACTCTGTCCCCCTCTGTAAACGAGTACAAAGCATCCCTCAGCACCTAAATCTCTCCCGCGTGTCCTTTGCCGCCATAGATTCCCTCTTAAACCATGAATCATATGCAGTTAATGTGGACAATCTGAAAATGTACCCGCTACAAAGAAATGATGCATGGACTACTCATGACTAAGCACTGCATATGCATTGTAGCAATCTAACAAACACTACCTCCTTAACAAGGGCAGTGCAACCCATCTCCCCCTCCACTCTGATCCCCTAACGCACCAACTTATACATCTGTATTACATTTATCATGGTCTAActcttttcccttttcttttgtttctgctcCTGTTTATATTTGTAAAACTAGTGCACACTTCGTGAGTGAAATGTGCCGTATCTCTCATAGTACTGCACAGCTCTATCTATTATGCAACGTGATCTTTATAATAAAATGCTGAAATACTTGATTATATGCAGAGTGTAAAGAATcaataaaaagattaaaagaattcaataaaaaaataaaaaaagtctacaCTTTTCATATaacaacacatttttatttattaaacaaatttatttttaaagacacCCCAACTGatggattttgttttatttagatgtaaaatacattttatctatGATGATTACCGACAGATAAATCATAAAACATTCAGCTTAGTGTTCAGatttgttatttttcttattttagttAATCTGAAagcttcaatttaatatttcaaacttattttttcacaatattaaaatagtaaaaattatATCAAGTATAAAAAGATTATATCAAGAATATCAAACAATTAcataatgaaaatatttacaatgtttataatgttaaatcactttaaaagtttatcaaaaaatattaaatcatttggaagcgTATCCAACAAATATTATTGTTGGTATTTATTTGAAACAGAATGGTAGTTGGTACACTTAATTTTTACTTAGATTGGGGTTATGGGATGTGTGTTGGTTTTTTATATGGTGGCATAATTGTATAATGTCAATGTTTTTTCAGCTGGAAATTGGTAGTAATGTAGAAGGATTGTATTCTTAAGAATTAGGGAATTGTGGTATTAAGTATGAACTGGAAAGCTTACACTGGAAGtacatttttaaatagtattttatAAATTACTGCTGCATATCTGTTCAAACGCCAACTGTGTTTCATTGCCCTTGTATGTACATGATACAGTGACAATAAAGTTGAATCTGAATCTGATCTGATTAAATGATAATCAAAGCTTTCAGACAAGCTGAAATTAAATAAAGGAATTAATCTGAAACAAACCTATTGAGCCTGAAAGAAAAGAGTCCTTGCTTACAGGAATGATAATTTACAGAaacaacaataaagatgtggaacaTTACACCTAAATAGGTTATGTTATCAGATACTATAGGTATTTTATATAAGACAGGCCTGgaggttttctttttgttttgtttttttctaaaactgGATATTGAAGGATATAATTAATACGCATGTGAACAGGTGTTTAACCGAAAGAGAAATGTGACTGGCAAGAAgatttctttttcactttttgtaGCATAATTGGAAATTGATACAATTgcttggttttttttgccttcttttgtatcaacagcataAGATAATGGGTTTTAAGCTTAAACCTTTaggtcttttttcaacctagattactatgaaACTACGTAGCAATATTAAATCAGGCTGACATTAAGAAAATGTTCATTTGGACGTGTCTGATTTCTGTTTGGAAATTGTTAATTTTTGAATTTCAGAAGCCCATTATTTCCTATGTACAATGAATGAAGGTGGCAGTCACAAGTTACCAAAGTAATAACCagtttagggagttatctgcaaAACTGCTGAAATACCAAAGTTTAGAAAGGAATAAGAAAATACGAATTTTGCGCTTTAGGCTGTTTAGTAGAATACTCCCTAGTTTACTATtattttgtgggattgccataatgaTACCAATTACCAAAATATTACCAAAATCTGGTAAATAAATCCCTAATTTGGTATAATTAATTATGACAATCCAATGGAAGTTTATCAAATTAGTGATGTATTTGCTAAACTGAATAAACTGAAGAGATGTTTAGTACATAGCTAaccaatttggtatccttaaatatcacatgtaATTGTATGTAAGGATAGTACATCTACTAAATTCTTGAAAGATCTAACTTAAGAAAATCCCTTTATTTAATTATCCTAAAATTGGTAATTTAAGCGTACTTTTCTTAAtattgatctttcagctgtttagaatAACTACCTAATTTGGCATctttatgaaaataaataaatcagaaaaatgttgttttggtttgtttttggttATCGGTTCACTATGTTATTTTTTGATTCAGAAATGTGTTATGTCTGAAATTGCTAAATTTGGCCAATTTTATCCAAATTTCATTTCAGGTTTAAATCAATTACACATCCTTACAATTTAGCTTTACAACACACATAGTTTTTGCAAACAACAGACTTCTAAAAATCAACAGAGATGTATTTATCTGATACCATCGTACATTACCATAAGCCTCCCACAGCTTGGTCATGCTACACAGAGTGAGGTAAGCtggcacatggggggggggggggaggaggcgaGTGGAGAGTGGGTAAGACACATGGGTAGCTGAGGGAATGAGATATATGGAAtatgaggggctgggggaatgagatacatgggggctgggagaatgagatacATGAAGGGAGGAATTGAGACATATGGGGGGCCaagggaatgagacatatgggggAGAGGAGATACATGGAGAGACTAGGAAGAGCAACATAGAGGGCTGAGGTTGAAAGCGACCAGGTTGTGGGTGgaaaagacacacacattgagCTTGGGGGagagacacccagaggggctggagggacacaaataaacacagaggggttggggaaaGGACAAAAGAGACACATAGAGATAAAGAggctggggaagaaagagacacacagtttGGGAAGGAAATAATGTGATGCATCTTTGCCGGGcccatgacggttgtcatgggtCCGGCGGTCCTGTGGGACCTGGACTGTGCTGGGAGTTCTGGGCCCCACATTCCCTATGTACACATAGATATAGCAAttacaaatgtatatatgtgtacctGCCGGCCCATGGCTACCTGTTCACAGCAGAAGGGGCCCAACAGACTTGGTCTTCATTTGCCAGTAGTGGTTGGATTTAAATactttgtgagtgttgggggggaggagggagagaatgtgtgtgtctgtatgtctgtcattgagtgtgtatgtttgtcagtgtgtgtgtgtgtgtgtgtgtgtgtgtctgtcagtgagtttgtgtttttttgtgtctgtcaatgtgtgtctgtgagtgtgtatgccagtgaacGTGGGcaggtgtgagtgtctgtgagtgagtgtgtgtatttctgtcagcctgtgactgtgagtgagtgtgtttgagtGATTGTGCATGtctttgagtgagtgtgtctgtcagtgtgtgcatctgtccgtgtatgtctgagtgattgtgcatgcctgtcagattgtgtcaattcaatgtatgtgtgtatgtcagttcatgtgagagtgtgttagtgtttgtctgttagtcaaAATATGTATTCGTCTttgacaggaagaggtgtggccattgcagggaggggtggggtaaatttaaattagggtGCACCCAAGTTctatcatgcctagggcagcacaaatccaaaatacaccactgatgcaTACCCTggcaaatgtgtatataagagtgCCAGTGTGAAGAGGTTAAATAGAGCCTGCAATGAGGGATCTATAGCAAGGAGTGGTATAAAAGTAGATTCATTGTATTTATTGGGTACACAACCCAAATAGAACATCCTTTAAACATATAATTAGAGTTACTCTTTCCACTTTATATCTATACAtcaacaaaatgaaaatatatttatcatatgTCTGCATATACTTTTGATTTGCTAAATATGATGGATTTACATTACATCTGAAGTATTTCCAGGATTCCATGTGTTTGTTACTGAAGATATTTTGGCACTTTTTTGTTATATGTTTGGTCCACTGTAAATTCCAGCTTCCCCAATTAATTACACCCATACATCTAATGTAAAGACATTGGTATGTATATATAACTAAAATGTCAAACCATTTCTTGAGCATTGCCCTTTATGTTCTtgcatattttgccagtactgaaGTATTAAACTTGGAGGCATACTGTGGGATGTAATAAGGTTGTAATAACCACAAGGGGAAAATGGAACTCTTTCCACATTAAACAAATTATTTGTAGGTGGATCCGTTATTTTTATCCCCTCTTTTTTTAGGCAAATTGCAACATACACATCTTCCAGATGcaggtattttattttatatgatgATCTCAAGATTTTGGGAGCCAAATCTCCTGATAGCAAATATCCAGTTCCTGAGCAAAAGTCTGGATAATGGCTCTCTGGATAAACAGAATATGGCACATACCATTTGCTTTCCTTCCACCTATGAGGAACAGGGTCTTTGGCAACAGCACCAGTAAAGAAATCTTGTTTTGATGGAAGGTTTGGTTGAAGCATTTCTAGCAGATATTCTGTGTTcacaaacatgtcactgtcagtTTTCATGACATATTTGGATTGGGGACAATAGGTAGAGATCCATTCCATTCCCATAAGAGTTTTAAAGGTTAAGTTGTTATACGCCTCTTTAAAGTCTTTTTGGATAATGTCATGGTATTTTTGACTTTCACTTAAAATCAGCTTTGAATCTGCTTGATTTTCAAAACCCAACATAAACAGATGCATAATGGTTAACCCATCCTTAGCCCCATTTGCTTCATTTGCCCACGTGTTCCTGATAACCTGTCTTTGTTTCACTTCCTTTGCTATAGTTGATATAAGGAATATTAAGAATGGATTTTGATCCTTACATTTATCGGGTTCATTGATGATGTATTCATATAAATTgatgtttaaatatgtttttggaTCCGAGGTTTGTGTTGATGTAGAAACATTCAAAATTACTCTTTGAATAATTTGCTTCACTGTGTTTCTTTCCAAGACTTCCAAATTTCTCTGACCTTTGACAGGTGAAATAATTTGCATTTGATTCAAAGGGTAGTTTTTACTCAGATGTGTGTAATATACATACCCACTTAAAAAAATGAGGGCTACAATCACATAAATCAATAAGATAAAACATTTTCTTCTGCAAACAGATGATAGTTGGGTGCTGTATGCCATATTGAGTTTTTCTAAATTTACAATACATAAAGCTGAATTGAATGGTGAAGGTGTTTCATTTAGAATATCCTTTACTCTGAAATGAAGAAggaaatgtattgttaatatttgtGAGAATGATTTGAACTAAATTAGGGCTTTATATAAATGAAcacaacaatttaaaaaatacatgtgaTGACTCATTTGTAATCCAGAGCACACTCCCCACGTCATCTTCAGTTTAATACATCTCATACAGAAGCATTGGGACCTATGCCACATGTACAGCAATTACTGCACTTTGCCAATCCAATATGAGCAAATTTCTCATAAAAAAAGCATTAGATTTGAAGACCATTAAAAATCTTAGGTCCTCAAGAGAGATTCTAGCAATGAGACTGGGCTGCTGAATGCACCTCTAAAGGCAACTAGAGCTGTAGTTTAAGCAAAATTTAAACATTGACATTTCTGTAAAATGCCAATGTATTACATTATCAGAAAAAGTATCCGTGCACCAAAAGCACTTCATTAAAAATAAGTGATTTGCGGGCTTttggtgtacctttaaatgctGTTGCATAAAGAATCCTAACATGTCAACACTGTCATATTGATAAACGTCACTGTATAGAATAGAAAGAGCAAACAGCATTCTCCAACATTTTATTTGTACTCTGCCAGCCTGAAACAAGTACAGTTTTTCTGCTTTCAACTGAAGTGTATTTATGGAATGGTGCAGCCATAATGAAAAAGTATTCCATTGCAATTCAAGACATAAATAGAAACAATCATCAATGAACAGTATTAAAATAAACCTTGGCAGGAAGTAAAGTTCCATAACATAGCTTTCAGTTAGTGACTGAATATTTATTCCACTCTCTAACTTCTCATTATACTAGAGAGCTCTCTGTGCGCTGCCTGCAACAGTCCATTCTAATCACTTGGTGTTTAAGGGAGAAGGGAACAGGGACAGAAAGCTGGAGTGGGACACAGAAGACTGAGAGATGCAGAAAACTGGGGAACAGAGAAGGCAGGTGGATGCAGAAAACTTGTGAAAATAGAAGGATTGGTAATAAAGAAAGCCGAAGTGCACAGAAGGCTGCTGGACACATAACACTGAGGTAGACAGACGGCTCAGTAATACCAAAAGCTGGGGTAGGCAGAACACCGAGAAAGATAGAAAGCTGCAGGATATATAAGATTTCTtttaaaattgg belongs to Pelobates fuscus isolate aPelFus1 chromosome 7, aPelFus1.pri, whole genome shotgun sequence and includes:
- the LOC134568712 gene encoding beta-1,3-galactosyltransferase 2-like, whose product is MAYSTQLSSVCRRKCFILLIYVIVALIFLSGYVYYTHLSKNYPLNQMQIISPVKGQRNLEVLERNTVKQIIQRVILNVSTSTQTSDPKTYLNINLYEYIINEPDKCKDQNPFLIFLISTIAKEVKQRQVIRNTWANEANGAKDGLTIMHLFMLGFENQADSKLILSESQKYHDIIQKDFKEAYNNLTFKTLMGMEWISTYCPQSKYVMKTDSDMFVNTEYLLEMLQPNLPSKQDFFTGAVAKDPVPHRWKESKWYVPYSVYPESHYPDFCSGTGYLLSGDLAPKILRSSYKIKYLHLEDVYVAICLKKEGIKITDPPTNNLFNVERVPFSPCGYYNLITSHSMPPSLILQYWQNMQEHKGQCSRNGLTF